In Bacillus horti, a single window of DNA contains:
- a CDS encoding glycoside hydrolase family 43 protein produces MSIIQNPILTGFNPDPSICRAGEDYYIAVSTFEWFPGVGLYHSKDLKHWRLVSRPLDRLSQLNMLGNPDSGGIWAPQLSYSDGRFWLIYTDIKVTEGQWKDGHNYLVTCDVIDGEWSEPIYLNSSGFDPSLFHDDDGKKYLVNMLWDHRVGKHNFYGIVLQEYSHQEQKLTGTAEIIFKGTDVKLTEAPHLYKINGYYFLLTAEGGTRYDHQATIARSKSLKGPYEVHPENPLLTSMLYPRNPLQKAGHASIVKMHTEEWFLVHLIGRPLPRGEHPLLSPRGFCPLGRETAIQRLEWKNDWPYVVGGNQPSVEIEGPKVAEVQWEKDVPEKDEFDSEKLNLHFQTLRIPLGEDTLSLKDNPGHLRLYGRESLTSKFTQAFVARRWQHFNFSAETKVAFKPETFQQSAGIVNYYNTQNWTALQITWDEEKGRILGLTACDHFTFTQPLHGKEIIIPEHVEYVYLRVQIRTNRYQYFYSFDGEQWLEIPDVFDSYKLSDDYIQSGGFFTGAFVGMQCQDTSGQRIYADFDYFLYKEEDQG; encoded by the coding sequence ATGTCTATCATACAAAACCCGATATTAACAGGCTTTAACCCAGACCCTAGTATTTGTCGTGCTGGAGAAGATTACTACATTGCCGTTTCAACGTTTGAATGGTTTCCAGGAGTAGGTCTGTATCATTCAAAGGATTTAAAGCACTGGCGACTTGTTTCAAGACCACTCGATAGATTAAGTCAATTAAATATGCTAGGAAATCCGGATTCAGGCGGTATATGGGCCCCTCAGCTCTCCTATAGTGATGGAAGGTTTTGGTTGATTTATACGGACATAAAGGTAACTGAAGGACAGTGGAAGGATGGACATAATTATCTGGTAACCTGTGATGTGATTGATGGTGAATGGTCAGAGCCGATCTATTTAAACAGCTCTGGCTTTGACCCGTCTCTCTTCCATGATGATGATGGAAAAAAATACTTAGTGAATATGCTCTGGGATCATCGGGTCGGAAAGCATAATTTTTATGGGATAGTTCTACAGGAATACAGCCACCAAGAGCAAAAGCTTACTGGTACAGCAGAGATTATTTTTAAAGGTACGGATGTCAAACTTACGGAAGCCCCTCATTTATATAAAATAAATGGCTATTACTTTCTCTTAACAGCTGAGGGAGGTACAAGATACGATCACCAAGCAACGATTGCCCGTTCAAAATCCTTGAAAGGTCCATATGAAGTACATCCAGAGAATCCGTTACTTACATCCATGCTGTATCCCAGAAACCCATTACAGAAAGCCGGGCATGCCTCTATCGTTAAGATGCATACAGAGGAATGGTTTCTCGTCCATCTAATAGGCCGACCACTGCCTAGAGGTGAACATCCCCTGTTAAGTCCCCGTGGATTCTGTCCGCTTGGAAGAGAAACGGCTATTCAGAGATTAGAATGGAAAAATGATTGGCCATACGTGGTAGGTGGGAACCAGCCATCTGTTGAGATCGAAGGGCCAAAGGTCGCTGAAGTACAGTGGGAAAAGGATGTTCCAGAGAAGGATGAGTTCGACTCAGAAAAGCTAAACCTTCATTTTCAAACTCTACGGATTCCATTAGGAGAAGATACCCTTTCACTGAAGGATAATCCAGGGCATTTACGCTTATACGGCAGAGAATCCTTGACCTCAAAGTTTACTCAAGCGTTTGTTGCGAGGCGCTGGCAGCATTTTAATTTTAGTGCAGAGACAAAGGTTGCCTTTAAACCGGAAACATTTCAGCAGTCCGCAGGTATAGTAAACTATTATAATACACAGAATTGGACAGCCTTGCAGATCACTTGGGATGAAGAGAAGGGAAGAATCCTTGGGTTGACAGCTTGTGATCATTTTACATTTACTCAGCCCCTACACGGAAAAGAAATCATTATTCCAGAACATGTTGAATACGTTTATCTCCGCGTACAAATAAGGACAAATCGTTACCAGTACTTCTATTCCTTTGACGGAGAGCAGTGGTTAGAGATACCTGATGTATTTGATTCCTATAAATTGTCTGACGACTATATTCAGAGCGGAGGATTTTTTACTGGTGCCTTCGTTGGTATGCAATGTCAGGATACATCGGGCCAGAGGATTTATGCTGATTTTGATTATTTTCTATATAAAGAGGAGGATCAAGGATAA
- a CDS encoding HAD family hydrolase: MYWESIFFDLDNTLYSHEYAFERAIQDCYQELVEEWDAEGLTVPYVPMEDWFDVFKFYSDYFWKDYETKKLTQVKYRRKRYVSTMDHFQLPCSLEEADRFHEKYYEQATQYVQPYPGLYPLLEYLKSKSVRLGVITNGKTDVQIAKYKKLKLYRYIPRERFIVSQQVKLEKPDPAIFQLALERLNPNKALFIGDTWEHDVVGALEAGWGAIYLNTQGRPRTTQHQPNAEFSQFIQLNSFFLQ, from the coding sequence ATGTATTGGGAGAGCATCTTTTTTGATTTAGATAATACGTTATACAGCCACGAGTATGCTTTTGAACGAGCGATTCAGGATTGCTATCAGGAGCTAGTGGAGGAGTGGGATGCTGAAGGACTTACGGTTCCGTATGTACCCATGGAGGATTGGTTTGATGTGTTCAAATTCTATAGTGATTACTTTTGGAAGGATTATGAAACGAAAAAGCTAACACAGGTGAAGTACCGACGAAAACGCTATGTATCTACAATGGATCACTTCCAATTACCTTGTAGCCTTGAAGAAGCGGATCGTTTTCATGAGAAGTATTATGAGCAGGCTACGCAGTATGTACAGCCTTACCCTGGTCTGTATCCACTTCTCGAGTATCTCAAGAGTAAGTCCGTAAGACTTGGAGTAATTACAAACGGGAAAACGGACGTACAAATAGCTAAATATAAGAAGCTTAAGCTTTATCGATACATACCGAGGGAACGATTTATTGTTTCGCAGCAGGTAAAGCTGGAAAAGCCTGATCCTGCTATTTTTCAACTGGCGCTAGAGCGTTTAAATCCGAATAAGGCTTTATTTATTGGTGATACATGGGAGCATGATGTTGTAGGTGCATTAGAAGCAGGCTGGGGTGCCATCTATTTGAACACTCAAGGTAGGCCAAGAACGACTCAGCACCAGCCAAATGCTGAATTTTCACAGTTTATACAGTTGAACTCTTTTTTTCTACAGTAA
- a CDS encoding rhomboid family protein — MQLRDKWLWAYVLRLMKEEDYQLIKFPVEEQKQQLQSNEQENTVTSAVLLRNDGRSFQMLRLQAVDSVWGATLNRDIRSLSDQAKEIKKRLKAKELSILNVYVFPYEKDAYLLEPIEKLNRLTEDKITVISNAVFIDTEQSLTEWGIPQNDLASFGLNTEQDKINLQRLEWISTEEILKEVKAEEKKKEKEFHSTFNYGKPKFTYLFLIINFIIFAFIEWQGSSTDPETLIQYGAKWAPAILEGEYWRFITPVFLHIGFIHILMNSLALYFLGNLVEKIYGSFRFLWIYLFAGFTGTVASFVFSSNISAGASGAIFGCFGALLYFGLQRRNLFFRTLGNDVIIILIFNLGIGFIVPVVDNYGHIGGLVGGFLAAMIVSLPAQNKKRLEKIASGLVAIVLVVSMLGIGFTKDHEDDVALLIQATIEINQENYTEARDLLERAIELGDQRPEVFLQLGAVYNQVEQFDEAIEVFNRALDGGATQPELYFQLAYAQLKLGDYENGEKNLLETIYRDPDIVEAYYNLTLIYIDQEEYEKAFEVLDRAAEREITDERTDELYERLNDFYEELQNGA, encoded by the coding sequence ATGCAATTGAGGGATAAATGGTTATGGGCTTACGTTTTGAGGCTCATGAAAGAAGAGGATTACCAGCTTATTAAGTTTCCTGTTGAGGAGCAAAAGCAACAGCTACAAAGCAATGAGCAGGAAAATACAGTAACTTCAGCAGTGTTATTGCGTAATGATGGACGTTCCTTTCAAATGTTGCGCTTACAAGCTGTGGATTCCGTTTGGGGAGCAACCTTAAACCGCGATATCCGTTCATTATCTGACCAGGCTAAGGAAATTAAAAAACGTCTAAAAGCTAAAGAGCTTAGCATTTTAAATGTGTATGTTTTCCCCTATGAAAAGGACGCATATCTTCTAGAGCCTATAGAAAAGCTTAACCGATTAACGGAGGACAAAATAACTGTTATCAGTAATGCTGTTTTTATTGATACGGAGCAAAGTTTAACGGAATGGGGGATCCCACAGAATGATCTAGCTTCTTTTGGCTTAAATACTGAACAGGATAAGATCAATCTCCAAAGGCTGGAATGGATTTCGACAGAAGAAATTTTAAAAGAAGTTAAGGCAGAGGAAAAAAAGAAAGAGAAGGAATTCCATTCTACATTTAACTATGGGAAACCTAAGTTTACGTACCTCTTTTTAATAATTAACTTTATTATCTTTGCCTTTATTGAATGGCAGGGCTCTAGTACCGATCCAGAAACATTGATTCAATACGGAGCAAAATGGGCTCCAGCTATTCTTGAGGGGGAATACTGGAGGTTTATCACTCCTGTTTTTCTTCATATTGGATTTATCCATATTCTTATGAATAGTTTGGCACTTTATTTCCTAGGTAATTTAGTAGAGAAAATTTATGGCTCTTTTCGATTTTTATGGATTTATCTGTTTGCTGGTTTTACAGGAACGGTAGCTAGCTTTGTGTTCTCATCCAATATTTCTGCTGGTGCCTCTGGAGCCATTTTCGGTTGCTTTGGTGCGTTGCTTTATTTTGGTTTACAGCGCCGTAATCTATTTTTCAGGACACTAGGGAACGATGTTATTATCATTTTAATCTTTAATCTAGGAATTGGTTTTATTGTTCCCGTGGTAGACAATTATGGTCATATTGGTGGACTAGTTGGTGGATTTTTAGCGGCGATGATTGTTAGTCTTCCGGCACAAAATAAGAAGCGGCTAGAAAAAATAGCTTCAGGATTGGTGGCTATTGTTCTAGTTGTATCGATGCTTGGAATCGGATTTACAAAGGACCATGAGGATGACGTTGCATTACTCATTCAGGCTACGATAGAAATTAATCAGGAAAATTATACGGAAGCTAGGGATTTGTTGGAAAGAGCGATTGAATTAGGTGATCAGCGTCCAGAGGTATTTTTGCAGCTTGGTGCCGTTTATAATCAAGTTGAACAATTTGATGAAGCGATTGAAGTTTTTAATCGTGCACTGGATGGTGGGGCTACTCAGCCTGAGCTGTATTTTCAGCTTGCTTATGCTCAGCTGAAGCTAGGTGATTACGAAAATGGAGAAAAAAACTTACTAGAAACGATTTATCGTGATCCTGATATTGTTGAGGCTTATTATAATTTAACACTCATCTATATCGATCAGGAAGAGTATGAAAAAGCGTTTGAGGTACTTGACCGAGCGGCAGAAAGAGAAATAACAGATGAACGTACTGATGAATTATATGAACGGCTAAATGATTTTTATGAGGAGCTTCAAAACGGAGCTTAA
- a CDS encoding M42 family metallopeptidase has product MAGVKQKVNVDHMIELIEKLVNIPSPSGNTEKVIQFVADYLKELEIPYYLNRKGGLIATLKGQNEQEHRMLTAHVDTLGAMVKEIKSNGRLKLTLIGGFRMNAVEGEYCEIETSTGKMYTGTILHTKASVHVYRDKDERTEDNMEVRIDEVVRSADDVRKLGISVGDFVSFAPRFEQTPAGFIKSRHLDDKASVAILLSLLKTLKEENTTLPYTTHILISNNEEIGYGGNSNITPETFEYLAVDMGAIGTGQTTDEYCASICAKDSSGPYHPRLRKKLVQLAEQEDAYYQVDIYPYYGSDASAAIRSGHDIVHGLIGPGIDASHSHERTHRDSLLNTGAILYAYMLSEA; this is encoded by the coding sequence ATGGCTGGAGTAAAACAAAAAGTAAATGTAGACCATATGATAGAGCTTATTGAGAAGCTGGTGAACATTCCAAGTCCTTCAGGAAATACAGAGAAGGTTATTCAGTTTGTAGCTGACTATCTAAAGGAGCTAGAGATTCCTTACTATCTAAATCGTAAAGGTGGACTAATTGCCACATTGAAAGGACAGAACGAACAGGAGCACCGGATGCTAACGGCCCATGTGGATACCTTGGGAGCGATGGTCAAGGAAATTAAAAGCAATGGTAGATTAAAGCTCACGCTTATCGGAGGCTTTCGTATGAATGCTGTTGAAGGGGAGTATTGTGAGATTGAAACAAGTACAGGGAAAATGTACACCGGAACCATTTTACATACGAAGGCTTCCGTTCACGTATACAGAGATAAGGATGAAAGAACCGAGGATAATATGGAGGTTCGTATTGATGAGGTTGTCCGCTCAGCGGATGATGTTCGAAAGCTAGGAATTTCAGTAGGAGATTTCGTTTCCTTTGCTCCACGCTTTGAGCAAACTCCTGCTGGCTTTATTAAGTCCAGACATTTAGATGATAAAGCGAGTGTAGCTATTTTATTATCCTTACTAAAAACGCTAAAGGAAGAAAACACGACTCTTCCTTACACCACTCATATTTTGATTAGTAATAATGAAGAGATTGGATATGGTGGAAACTCAAACATTACGCCTGAAACATTTGAGTACCTAGCCGTTGATATGGGTGCAATTGGAACGGGGCAGACAACAGATGAGTATTGTGCTTCAATATGTGCCAAGGATTCCAGTGGGCCGTATCATCCACGCTTGCGCAAAAAGCTTGTTCAGCTTGCTGAGCAGGAGGACGCTTATTATCAGGTGGACATTTATCCGTATTATGGCTCTGACGCAAGTGCAGCGATTCGTTCAGGACATGATATTGTCCATGGTCTGATCGGTCCAGGAATTGATGCTTCTCATAGTCATGAAAGAACTCACCGAGATTCTTTATTGAATACAGGTGCTATTCTTTATGCATATATGTTATCTGAGGCTTAA
- a CDS encoding YqgQ family protein, translating to MLTTIQSMQDVRNLLKKYGTFIYTKDPIADLELMDEECHELYQMGMLEKEQYVRAKMCIMQEIGRLKKES from the coding sequence ATGCTAACAACTATTCAATCCATGCAGGACGTTCGAAATTTGCTTAAAAAATACGGTACATTTATTTATACGAAGGACCCTATTGCCGATCTTGAGCTGATGGATGAAGAGTGTCATGAGCTATATCAGATGGGCATGCTAGAGAAGGAACAGTATGTTCGAGCAAAAATGTGCATTATGCAGGAAATAGGAAGACTAAAAAAAGAGAGCTAG
- a CDS encoding PucR family transcriptional regulator, which produces MGTDMSFMNDVYLYQQFKQIFGEENLQVEYNHPPESEEFTYIPIRSGIDFLGWIGVRNEKLTEESKQLIQLFDASSAIMYSPDKKENTFWQRAIQEEMEDWISAWEGLEYSADTEFGLIFITIDSQKEDWTSDVHKQFQEMIEAVVEQSTFLIPLKQGHFLWILPHYSEIKSELIEVVKGLVDTLAAELVLKANFFIDQPVTMPMELREYVQNQLSIVQACNQSHVRGGVVFIRDVLHLYLLKQSSNMDRKKYVHQIMGQILHDSEAIETARVYFQENLNISEAAKKLFIHRNSMQYRLDKFAEKTGYDLRRFEHSVVVYLAIQALGMLNKE; this is translated from the coding sequence ATGGGTACGGATATGAGCTTTATGAACGACGTTTATTTATACCAGCAATTCAAGCAGATTTTTGGAGAAGAAAACCTACAAGTTGAATATAACCACCCGCCAGAAAGTGAGGAGTTCACGTATATTCCAATACGGAGCGGAATCGACTTTTTGGGCTGGATTGGAGTCCGAAATGAGAAGCTAACGGAGGAATCAAAGCAGCTTATTCAGTTGTTTGATGCTTCTTCTGCTATAATGTATTCTCCTGACAAGAAGGAAAACACGTTTTGGCAAAGAGCCATTCAAGAGGAAATGGAAGATTGGATTTCAGCGTGGGAAGGCTTAGAATATTCCGCTGATACGGAGTTTGGTTTAATTTTTATTACTATCGATAGTCAAAAAGAGGACTGGACTTCAGACGTGCACAAGCAGTTTCAAGAAATGATTGAAGCTGTTGTGGAGCAAAGTACATTTTTAATTCCTTTAAAGCAAGGGCACTTTCTTTGGATTCTACCGCATTACTCTGAGATAAAATCGGAATTAATCGAGGTTGTAAAGGGACTTGTGGATACTCTTGCTGCTGAGCTTGTGTTAAAAGCTAACTTCTTCATTGATCAACCAGTCACGATGCCTATGGAACTGAGGGAGTATGTTCAGAATCAGCTTAGTATTGTACAAGCGTGTAATCAGAGTCATGTTCGAGGCGGAGTCGTTTTCATTCGAGATGTCCTTCATCTGTATTTGCTTAAGCAAAGCTCTAACATGGATCGTAAGAAATATGTACATCAAATTATGGGACAAATTTTACATGACTCAGAAGCTATAGAGACGGCCCGTGTTTACTTCCAAGAGAATCTGAACATCTCAGAGGCTGCCAAGAAGCTTTTTATTCATAGAAATAGTATGCAATATCGCTTAGATAAGTTTGCTGAAAAGACAGGATATGATCTACGGAGATTTGAGCATTCAGTGGTTGTTTACTTAGCGATACAGGCTTTGGGCATGTTGAACAAAGAATGA
- a CDS encoding ABC transporter ATP-binding protein, whose translation MAGIKLNHIFKRYSDTVTAVKDFNLDIDDKEFIVFVGPSGCGKSTTLRMVAGLEEISEGDLYIGDRRVNDVAPKDRDIAMVFQNYALYPHMNVFDNMAFGLKLRKFKKDDIKKRVDDAAKILGIENLLERKPKELSGGQRQRVALGRAIVREPQVFLMDEPLSNLDAKLRVQMRAEITKLHQRLQTTIIYVTHDQIEAMTMADRIVIMKDGIIQQVGSPKEVYDFPDNVFVGGFIGSPAMNFLSGKLGEGKFTIGDQELHVPEGKMKGLKDYIGKEVILGIRPEDIHDEPVFIESSKGTVINALIEVAELMGAETYLYSKIAGNDFIARVDSRTDIKNGQKLELAFDMSKVLFFDPQTEERIRG comes from the coding sequence ATGGCAGGTATTAAATTAAATCATATTTTCAAGCGTTATAGTGATACGGTAACAGCGGTTAAGGATTTTAACTTAGATATTGACGATAAGGAGTTTATCGTTTTTGTAGGTCCATCAGGTTGTGGTAAATCTACTACATTACGTATGGTGGCTGGATTAGAAGAAATCTCTGAAGGGGATTTGTATATCGGTGATCGTCGTGTGAATGACGTAGCGCCTAAGGATCGTGATATTGCGATGGTTTTCCAAAACTATGCGTTGTATCCACATATGAATGTGTTTGATAACATGGCTTTTGGTCTTAAGCTCCGTAAGTTCAAAAAGGATGATATCAAAAAGCGTGTTGATGACGCTGCAAAAATCCTAGGAATTGAAAACCTATTAGAAAGAAAACCAAAAGAACTATCTGGGGGACAACGTCAGCGTGTTGCTTTAGGACGTGCTATCGTTCGTGAGCCACAGGTGTTCTTGATGGATGAGCCTTTATCTAACCTTGATGCTAAGCTTCGTGTACAGATGCGTGCTGAAATAACAAAGCTACACCAAAGACTACAAACAACAATTATCTATGTAACACATGACCAAATTGAAGCGATGACGATGGCAGATCGTATCGTTATTATGAAAGACGGTATTATCCAACAAGTGGGTTCACCTAAAGAAGTGTATGATTTTCCTGATAACGTGTTCGTTGGAGGCTTTATTGGATCACCAGCAATGAACTTCCTAAGTGGTAAGCTTGGTGAAGGTAAATTTACGATTGGAGATCAAGAGTTGCATGTTCCAGAAGGAAAAATGAAAGGGTTAAAGGATTATATAGGCAAGGAAGTGATCCTTGGAATTCGTCCTGAGGATATTCACGATGAGCCTGTATTTATCGAATCTTCAAAGGGTACAGTGATTAATGCCCTAATTGAAGTAGCAGAGCTAATGGGTGCGGAAACTTATCTATACAGTAAGATCGCAGGAAATGACTTTATTGCTCGTGTAGATTCTCGTACAGATATTAAGAATGGTCAGAAGCTAGAGCTTGCCTTCGATATGAGTAAGGTACTATTCTTCGACCCTCAAACAGAGGAAAGAATCAGAGGGTAA
- a CDS encoding ROK family glucokinase — protein MSQTMYVGIDLGGTAIKLAFVSLEGEIVHLMSAPTNVEDGGDGILHTMDRLISEGLEELGRAKGDIKGVGIGAPGFIEMSTGFVHEAVNLGWKNYPLKEKLEGMTGLPVYVDNDANIAALGEMWKGAGEGAKDLLCITLGTGVGGGVIINGTIHHGAKGTAGEIGHTTVIADGGYRCNCGKLGCLETLASATGIVRLAKEALISDSQHTSSLAKVLKENGNVEAKDVLDAAREGDQLGKEILGQVAHYLGVTLGNYAVLMNPEKIVIGGGVSKAGDVLFEPIRAQYQKYALPHLTGNVEIAPATLGNDAGVIGAAWLVHQGEQNH, from the coding sequence ATGTCACAAACTATGTATGTTGGGATAGATTTAGGTGGAACGGCGATAAAGCTTGCTTTCGTTTCACTAGAAGGTGAAATTGTGCATTTAATGAGTGCCCCTACGAATGTTGAGGACGGTGGGGATGGTATCTTACATACTATGGATCGCTTGATCTCAGAAGGTCTTGAAGAGCTTGGGAGAGCAAAAGGAGATATTAAAGGTGTTGGAATTGGAGCTCCTGGATTTATCGAAATGTCCACAGGGTTTGTTCATGAAGCTGTTAATTTGGGGTGGAAGAACTATCCCTTGAAGGAAAAGCTAGAGGGAATGACGGGGCTACCAGTTTATGTAGATAATGATGCTAATATCGCAGCACTTGGAGAGATGTGGAAGGGTGCTGGTGAAGGAGCAAAGGATCTACTTTGTATTACATTAGGTACAGGTGTAGGTGGTGGGGTGATCATTAATGGAACCATTCATCATGGGGCAAAGGGTACAGCTGGGGAAATCGGCCATACAACTGTTATCGCAGATGGGGGCTACCGCTGTAACTGTGGGAAGCTAGGCTGTCTAGAAACGCTTGCCTCTGCTACAGGAATTGTACGCTTAGCTAAGGAAGCCCTTATAAGTGACTCGCAGCATACGAGCTCATTAGCTAAGGTATTGAAGGAGAATGGAAATGTTGAAGCGAAGGATGTTTTGGATGCTGCTAGAGAAGGGGATCAGCTAGGGAAAGAGATACTAGGACAGGTTGCCCACTACTTAGGAGTAACACTAGGAAACTATGCCGTATTAATGAATCCTGAGAAAATTGTAATCGGTGGAGGAGTTTCTAAAGCGGGGGATGTGTTGTTTGAGCCTATTCGAGCACAATATCAGAAATATGCTCTTCCTCACTTAACGGGGAATGTAGAAATTGCTCCAGCTACTCTAGGAAATGATGCAGGAGTGATTGGTGCGGCATGGCTCGTGCATCAGGGTGAACAAAATCACTAG
- a CDS encoding DUF1128 domain-containing protein has protein sequence MAGKSREELQDVSRENIEYIFDYMKSKLQVVNTAAVSAKSFDTDQYEELLDLYEFLCMKESFSMSEMQSIVSELGKLRKKS, from the coding sequence GTGGCAGGGAAAAGCAGAGAAGAGCTTCAAGACGTTTCTCGCGAAAATATAGAATACATCTTTGACTATATGAAATCTAAGCTACAGGTCGTCAATACGGCTGCTGTTAGTGCGAAAAGCTTTGATACGGATCAATACGAGGAGCTTTTGGATTTATATGAGTTTCTATGTATGAAGGAATCCTTCTCCATGAGTGAGATGCAATCGATTGTTTCCGAGCTAGGTAAACTCAGAAAAAAATCATAG
- the ilvD gene encoding dihydroxy-acid dehydratase: protein MSEKQKDLRIRSIVISEGENRAPNRAMLRAVGFRDEDFKKPMIGVASTWSEVTPCNIHINHLAEKAKEGVKQGGGAPLIFNTITVSDGISMGTEGMNYSLPSREVIADSIETVVGAERLDGVVAIGGCDKNMPGCMMALGRLNLPSVFVYGGTIQPGKLNGKDIDIVSAFEGVGKHNQGNIDDEQLHQIECHACPGPGSCGGMYTANTMASAIEAMGMSLPGSSSNPAISSLKLEDCDTAGQAVVELLKKEIYPKDIMTKEAFENAITVVMALGGSTNAILHLLAIAHSVDVELTLDDFEKIRERVPHIADLKPSGKYVMQNLHEVGGVPAVMRLLLKKGLLHKDCLTVTGKTIEENLAEFPDLLEGQDVIRSFDQALKETGPLVILKGNLAPEGAVAKMSGLKVKNITGPARVFDSEEEATDAVIKDKINPGDVLVIRYEGPKGGPGMPEMLSISAIIVGKGLGEQVGLLTDGRFSGGTHGLVVGHVSPEAQIGGPIGLLQEGDLVTIDSETQELTMHVSDEELENRRKHWQAPPLKYTKGVLYKYAKQVSSASKGAVTD from the coding sequence ATGTCTGAGAAACAAAAAGACTTAAGAATTAGAAGTATTGTCATTAGTGAAGGAGAAAATAGAGCCCCAAATAGAGCCATGCTTCGAGCCGTTGGCTTTAGGGATGAGGATTTTAAGAAGCCAATGATTGGAGTAGCCAGTACGTGGAGTGAAGTAACACCATGTAATATTCACATCAATCACCTAGCTGAAAAAGCAAAGGAAGGTGTTAAGCAGGGTGGAGGTGCCCCGTTAATTTTTAATACGATTACCGTGTCTGACGGAATTTCTATGGGAACAGAGGGAATGAATTATTCACTTCCTAGTAGAGAGGTTATTGCGGATTCCATTGAGACGGTAGTGGGAGCAGAAAGGCTTGACGGAGTTGTGGCTATTGGTGGCTGTGATAAGAATATGCCTGGTTGTATGATGGCACTTGGCCGGTTAAACCTACCTTCTGTGTTTGTGTATGGGGGAACGATTCAGCCAGGGAAACTAAATGGAAAGGATATTGATATTGTTTCTGCCTTTGAAGGAGTAGGAAAACATAATCAAGGGAATATCGATGATGAACAGCTTCATCAAATAGAATGTCACGCCTGTCCGGGACCTGGCTCCTGTGGAGGAATGTACACCGCTAACACGATGGCCTCAGCGATTGAAGCGATGGGAATGAGTCTACCGGGTAGCTCCTCAAATCCAGCGATTAGCTCCTTGAAGCTAGAGGACTGTGACACAGCAGGACAAGCCGTTGTTGAGCTATTAAAGAAAGAGATTTATCCGAAGGACATTATGACCAAGGAAGCGTTTGAGAATGCGATAACGGTTGTAATGGCTTTAGGAGGCTCAACTAACGCAATTCTTCACCTTCTAGCGATTGCCCATTCCGTTGATGTAGAGCTTACTCTTGATGATTTCGAAAAAATCCGTGAAAGAGTTCCTCACATTGCTGACCTTAAGCCTAGTGGTAAATATGTGATGCAAAACCTGCATGAGGTTGGTGGTGTACCAGCTGTAATGCGTCTATTGCTGAAAAAAGGTTTACTGCACAAGGACTGCTTAACGGTGACGGGTAAAACTATCGAAGAGAACCTAGCAGAGTTTCCAGATCTCTTAGAGGGGCAGGATGTAATCAGATCGTTTGATCAAGCGTTAAAGGAAACAGGTCCATTGGTTATCTTGAAAGGAAACCTAGCACCAGAAGGGGCCGTAGCGAAAATGTCTGGTCTTAAGGTGAAAAATATAACAGGTCCAGCTCGTGTGTTTGATTCTGAGGAGGAAGCCACTGATGCCGTAATTAAGGATAAAATTAATCCTGGGGATGTACTTGTGATTCGCTATGAAGGTCCTAAGGGAGGACCAGGAATGCCAGAGATGCTATCTATTTCAGCTATTATTGTCGGTAAAGGGCTGGGAGAGCAGGTAGGGCTACTGACAGATGGTAGATTTTCTGGTGGGACACATGGCTTGGTTGTTGGACATGTGTCACCTGAGGCTCAAATTGGTGGGCCAATAGGTTTGCTACAGGAGGGAGACCTTGTTACAATTGATAGTGAGACGCAGGAGCTAACGATGCATGTTTCTGATGAAGAATTAGAGAATCGTAGGAAACATTGGCAGGCTCCACCACTAAAATATACAAAGGGCGTATTGTATAAGTACGCCAAGCAAGTATCCTCAGCGTCAAAAGGAGCGGTTACAGATTGA